A region from the Panicum hallii strain FIL2 chromosome 1, PHallii_v3.1, whole genome shotgun sequence genome encodes:
- the LOC112893580 gene encoding protein HHL1, chloroplastic: MEVVGGVSLRPPSAPAPARIGQLSSVDVGGRFVLRAAPRRYPARRALAVEARGGRSWSERQMLQQRRGPQLPKVEDDGNPRFVIFIRTANVYFWYPLNVITGGTTAKIMLAAKDNFLGKYIYKDTLARNLAAVIYKDEDEIIDTAKAQYRVLKTENEFRYGYKVVEKGNIRSALTTSNVIELPKKEELKTVVDKVKDFFGDVTAGAKDSFAQITGTAETKEEEAEGKEKFRSKRRKKQRKSKQGLKTEK, encoded by the exons ATGGAGGTGGTGGGCGGCGTGTCGCTGAGGCCGccgtcggcgccggcgccggcgcgcatCGGCCAGCTGTCGTCCGTCGACGTGGGCGGGCGCTTCGTTCTCAGGGCGGCGCCGCGGAGGTACCCGGCGAGGCGCGCGCTGGCGGTGGAGGCCCGGGGTGGGAGGAGCTGGTCGGAGCGGCAGATGCTGCAGCAGCGCCGCGGGCCGCAGCTTCCCAAGGTCGAGGACGACGGCAACCCGCGCTTCGTCATCTTCATCCGCACCGCCAAT GTCTACTTCTGGTACCCGCTCAACGTCATCACCGGCGGCACGACGGCGAAGATCATGCTCGCCGCCAAGGACAACTTCCTCGGCAAGTACATCTACAAGGACACGCTCGCCAGGAACCTCGCTGCCGTCATTTACAAA GATGAGGATGAGATTATCGACACGGCAAAAGCGCAATACCGTGTGCTGAAGACCGAAAACGAGTTTCGATATGGCTACAAAGTTGTG GAGAAGGGGAACATTAGGTCTGCGCTTACGACAAGCAATGTGATCGAA CTTCCAAAGAAAGAAGAGCTCAAAACTGTGGTTGACAAGGTGAAGGACTTCTTTGGAGACGTAACCGCTGGAGCCAAAGATTCCTTTGCACAGATCACAGGAACTGCTGAAACCAAAGAAGAGGAAGCAGAAGGCAAAGAGAAGTTCCGCTCAAAGAGACGAAAGAAGCAGCGGAAGTCGAAGCAGGGACTCA AGACGGAGAAATGA
- the LOC112877678 gene encoding anthocyanin 5-aromatic acyltransferase-like has protein sequence MSSSRVRVLNVCHVLPAAGADEAASPHRQPLPYDRLLKLSFMDCLFVGVVPMQRLFFYEGPGVPPFRCLVQSLRSSLAAALGDFLPLAGKLDYRPSAAGGLVVDCSPAAVSPGVRFVEAQYDGRIGDMRRLACGEEHDPEALVRLGPELEVGRLPAPVLAVQVTRPAAGDGGVVVGVSVHHAVADGHSVWQFMRAWSAVSRSSASQGLALRPTFDRAKIRHPEAEELARRFLQTIAPALPTVRSSPCRPTLALDRRRRSFLIRADQIQSVKERIMAQSVAIGEQLEKLPSTYVAVSSLVWTSIVRAKSLDHGEGSGDACYFLVPVDCRRHLPGAGEGYFGNCLSLSYAKAAARDLTEPDAGVAHAAAAIRDAAREKLANPLRGAERWAEAYAGMPRERFTPTGSSDRFMAYETDMGWGAPSLVELVSPSDRGMVLLLGAPNGGVQVTVDLDGVHMDHFAANFLQV, from the exons ATGAGCTCCTCCCGAGTGCGAGTTCTCAACGTCTGCCATGTCCTCCCAGCTGCCGGAGCAGATGAAGCCGCCTCACCTCATCGTCAACCCCTCCCTTACGACCGCCTTCTGAAGCTCTCCTTCATGGACTGCTTGTTCGTCGGGGTGGTCCCCATGCAGCGGCTCTTCTTCTACGAAGGCCCCGGCGTCCCGCCCTTCCGGTGCCTCGTCCAGTCCCTGCGgtcctccctcgccgccgcgctcggCGACTTCCTCCCGCTCGCCGGTAAGCTCGACTACCGCCCGTCGGCGGCAGGTGGCCTTGTCGTGGACTGCTCGCCGGCCGCCGTTTCCCCTGGAGTTAGGTTCGTGGAGGCCCAGTACGACGGCAGGATCGGCGACATGCGCCGCCTGGCCTGTGGCGAGGAGCACGACCCGGAGGCACTGGTGCGGCTCGGGCCCGAGCTGGAGGTCGGCCGCCTGCCCGCCCCTGTGCTCGCCGTGCAGGTCacgcggccggccgccggcgacggTGGCGTGGTGGTCGGGGTGTCCGTCCACCACGCCGTGGCCGACGGCCACTCGGTGTGGCAGTTCATGAGGGCATGGTCCGCCGTATCGCGGTCGTCCGCGTCCCAAGGTCTCGCGCTGCGGCCGACGTTTGACCGGGCGAAGATCCGGCACCCGGAAGCTGAGGAGCTGGCGCGCAGGTTCTTGCAAACGATTGCGCCGGCGCTTCCTACG GTCAGGTCGTCGCCGTGCCGCCCCACGCTGGCGCTGGACCGGCGGCGAAGGAGCTTTCTGATACGCGCCGATCAGATCCAGTCGGTGAAGGAGCGCATAATGGCACAGAGCGTGGCCATCGGCGAGCAGCTGGAAAAGCTTCCGAGCACCTACGTCGCGGTGTCGTCGTTGGTGTGGACGTCCATCGTGCGCGCTAAGTCCCTGGACCACGGCGAGGGCAGCGGCGACGCCTGCTACTTCCTGGTGCCGGTGGACTGCCGGCGCCACCTGCCGGGCGCCGGCGAAGGCTACTTCGGGAACTGCCTCTCCCTGTCGTACGCGAAGGCCGCCGCGCGCGACCTAACGGAACCCGACGCCGGGGTCGCGCACGCGGCCGCGGCCATCCGCGACGCCGCCCGGGAGAAGCTCGCCAACCCGCTGCGCGGCGCCGAGCGCTGGGCCGAGGCCTACGCGGGGATGCCCCGCGAGAGGTTCACGCCGACCGGGTCGTCCGACAGGTTCATGGCGTACGAGACGGACATGGGTTGGGGCGCCCCGAGCCTGGTTGAGCTCGTGTCGCCGTCCGACAGGGGGATGGTGCTGCTTCTGGGTGCGCCGAACGGCGGCGTGCAGGTGACCGTGGACCTCGACGGCGTGCACATGGACCACTTTGCGGCAAACTTCCTACAGGTTTAA
- the LOC112893572 gene encoding 26S proteasome non-ATPase regulatory subunit 6, translating to MDGGAGEEGKQERHLVLAHKLFLLSHPAVDDLSKVALRAEVLAAVKSDDMAPLFESLVAAGVLEPDAALLAEMRGRIDEEIRKLDEKIADAEENLGESEVREAHLAKSLYFIRVGEKEKALEQLKVTEGKTVAVGQKMDLVFHTLQIGFFYMDFDLISKSIDKAKNLFEEGGDWERKNRLKVYEGLYCMATRNFKKAASLFLDSISTFTTYELFPYDTFVFYTVLTSVITLDRVSLKQKVVDAPEILAVIGKVPHLSEFLNSLYNCQYKSFFVAFSGLTEQIKLDRYLQPHFRYYMREVRTVVYSQFLESYKSVTMEAMAAAFGVTVDFIDQELSRFIAAGKLHCKIDKVAGVLETNRPDERNAFYQATIKQGDFLLNRIQKLSRVIDL from the exons atggacggcggcgccggcgaggaggggaaGCAGGAGCGGCACCTGGTGCTGGCGCACAAGCTCTTCCTTCTCTCCCACCCCGCCGTAGACGACCTCTCCAAGGTCGCCCTCCGCGCCGAGGTTCTCGCCGCCGTGAAATCCGATG ACATGGCGCCGCTGTTCGAGTCGCTGGTCGCCGCGGGCGTGCTGGAGCCGGACGCCGCGCTGCTGGCCGAGATGCGTGGGAGGATCGACGAGGAGATCCGCAAGCTCGATGAGAA AATTGCTGATGCTGAGGAGAATTTGGGTGAGAGTGAAGTACGTGAAGCCCATCTTGCCAAATCCTTGTACTTTATAAGGGTTGGTGAGAAG GAAAAGGCCCTGGAACAACTTAAAGTTACTGAAGGAAAGACTGTTGCTGTTGGCCAAAAGATGGATCTTGTGTTTCACACTTTGCAGATCGGATTTTTCTACATGGATTTTGATCTCATCTCAAAATCCATTGATAAGGCAAAGAA CTTGTTCGAGGAAGGAGGCGACtgggagaggaagaacagattGAAAGTATATGAAGGCTTGTACTGCATGGCAACcagaaacttcaagaaagccgCCAGCTTATTTTTAGATTCCATTTCGACTTTCACAACTTATGAGTTATTCCCATATGATACATTCGTCTTTTACACGGTCCTCACTAGTGTCATCACACTGGATCGTGTATCTCTGAAACAAAAG GTGGTAGATGCGCCAGAAATCCTGGCTGTGATCGGCAAAGTACCTCACCTCTCTGAGTTCCTCAATTCCCTATACAATTGCCAGTACAAGTCGTTTTTTGTTGCATTCT CTGGCTTGACAGAGCAGATCAAGTTAGACCGTTATCTTCAGCCTCATTTCCGCTACTACATGCGGGAAGTCCGTACTGTTGTCTACTCACAATTCTTGGAGTCGTACAAGAGTGTAACAATGGAAGCAATGGCTGCTGCTTTTGGTGTGACTGTTGATTTCATAGACCA GGAACTGTCACGGTTCATTGCAGCTGGGAAGCTTCACTGCAAGATTGATAAGGTTGCTGGCGTTCTTGAGACGAACCGACCGGATGAGAGGAACGCTTTCTACCAGGCGACCATCAAGCAAGGGGACTTCTTGCTGAACCGCATACAGAAGCTTTCACGAGTCATTGACCTGTAA
- the LOC112892286 gene encoding glucose-6-phosphate 1-dehydrogenase, cytoplasmic isoform-like has product MSGGSSESSPLSGQNSLSSLSSFKDLELSSESGCLSIVVLGASGDLAKKKTFPALFHLFQQGFLQAGEVHIFGYARSNLSDDGLRERIRGYLKGASDEHVSQFLQLIKYVSGSYDSGEGFELLNNAISEYETSKNNESGSYHRLFYLALPPSVYPSVCKMIRSYCMNPSSHTGWTRVIVEKPFGKDLDSSEKLSAELGKLFEEDQLYRIDHYLGKELVQNLLVLRFANRLFLPLWNRDNIANVQIVFKEDFGTEGRGGYFDQYGIIRDIIQNHLLQVFCLVAMEKPVSLKPEHIRDEKVKVLQSVEPIKHEEVVIGQYDGYKDDPTVPDESNTPTYASVVLRVHNERWEGVPFILKAGKALNSRKAEIRVQFKDAPGDIFRCKKQGRNEFVIRLQPSEAMYMKLTVKKPGLEMATEQSELDLSYGMRYQDVKIPEAYERLILDTIRGDQQHFVRRDELRAAWEIFTPLLHDIDDGKLKSVSYKPGTRGPQEADEMSRRMGYMQTHGYIWVPPTLAKF; this is encoded by the exons ATGTCAGGAGGGTCGTCTGAATCTTCCCCATTGTCTGGGCAAAATAGCTTGAGTTCTCTATCAAGTTTCAAGGACCTTGAACTATCTTCAGAGTCCGGTTGCTTGTCCATTGTTGTACTAGGTGCCTCTGGAGACCTTGCTAAGAAGAAAACTTTCCCAGCACTCTTTCACCTTTTTCAGCAG GGATTTCTGCAAGCTGGAGAAGTCCATATATTTGGGTATGCAAGATCAAATCTTTCTGATGATGGATTAAGAGAACGCATCCGTGG ATACCTCAAGGGAGCTTCAGATGAACATGTTTCTCAATTTTTGCAGCTA ATTAAATATGTTAGTGGTTCCTATGATAGTGGCGAAGGATTCGAGTTATTAAATAACGCAATATCTGAGTATGAAACATCAAAAAACAATGAATCGGGAAGCTATCACAGACTATTTTATTTGGCATTGCCTCCATCAGTCTACCCATCAGTATGCAAAATGATAAGATCGTATTGCATGAATCCAT CTTCACACACTGGTTGGACAAGGGTTATTGTTGAAAAGCCCTTCGGAAAGGATTTGGACTCTTCAGAGAAACTGAGTGCCGAACTTGGAAAGCTGTTTGAAGAAGACCAACTTTATAGAATTGACCACTATTTAGGAAAAGAGCTGGTCCAGAACTTG CTCGTGCTACGTTTTGCAAACCGCTTATTTTTGCCTCTCTGGAATCGTGACAATATTGCTAACGTACAG ATCGTATTTAAGGAAGACTTTGGAACCGAGGGACGTGGAGGATATTTTGATCAATATGG TATCATTCGTGATATCATTCAGAACCATTTGTTGCAG GTCTTCTGTTTGGTGGCTATGGAAAAGCCTGTCTCTCTTAAACCCGAGCACATTAGAGATGAAAAAGTCAAG GTTCTGCAATCAGTGGAGCCTATAAAGCATGAAGAGGTAGTAATTGGACAGTATGATGGCTACAAGGATGACCCTACTGTGCCAGATGAGTCCAACACCCCTACTTATGCATCTGTTGTACTGAGGGTACACAATGAAAGATGGGAAG GAGTTCCATTCATTCTCAAGGCTGGTAAAGCACTAAATTCTAGGAAAGCAGAGATACGTGTGCAGTTCAAGGATGCTCCTGGTGATATTTTCAGAT GCAAGAAACAAGGAAGGAATGAGTTTGTTATACGCCTGCAGCCATCAGAAGCCATGTATATGAAGTTAACA GTCAAGAAACCTGGACTGGAAATGGCAACTGAACAAAGTGAGCTGGACCTATCCTACGGGATGCGTTACCAAGATGTTAAAATCCCAGAAGCATATGAGCGTCTTATCTTGGACAC GATAAGAGGAGATCAGCAGCACTTTGTTCGCCGAGATGAACTGAGG GCTGCATGGGAGATCTTCACTCCTTTGCTTCACGACATCGATGATGGCAAGCTGAAGTCCGTTTCATACAAACCAGGTACCCGAGGGCCACAGGAAGCCGATGAGATGAGCAGGAGGATGGGGTATATGCAGACCCATGGCTACATATGGGTACCGCCAACCCTTGCTAAGTTTTAG
- the LOC112873025 gene encoding cytosolic Fe-S cluster assembly factor NBP35, whose protein sequence is MENGGGGGSRVDVPDDANEHCPGTQSEDAGKADACAGCPNQQICATAPKGPDPDVVAIVERLATVKHKILVLSGKGGVGKSTFSAQLSFALAEMEHQVGLLDIDICGPSIPKMLGLEGQDIHQSNLGWSPVYVESNLGVMSIGFMLPNPDDAVIWRGPRKNGLIKQFLKDVDWGEIDYLVVDAPPGTSDEHISIVQYLQATGIDGAIIVTTPQQVSLIDVRKEINFCKKVGVPVLGVVENMSGLRQPLSDLRFMKSGESGETDATEWVLNCIREKVPELLSVVACSEVFDSSKGGAEKMCIEMGVPFLGKVPMDPQLCKAAEEGRSCFTDQKCSASAPALQSIVKKLIKTE, encoded by the exons AtggagaacggcggcggcggcggcagcagagtCGACGTCCCCGACGACGCCAACGAGC ATTGCCCTGGAACGCAGTCGGAGGATGCGGGGAAGGCGGATGCCTGCGCCGGATGCCCCAACCAGCAGATTTGCGCCACTGCCCCCAAGGGCCCTGATCCCG ATGTGGTTGCTATTGTTGAGCGGCTGGCTACGGTGAAGCACAAGATACTAGTTCTGTCTGGAAAGGGAGGTGTTGGAAAGAGCACATTCTCAGCTCAGCTCTCATTTGCCCTAGCTGAAATGGAGCATCAGGTTGGCCTTCTTGACATAGATATCTGTGGCCCTAGCATCCCAAAAATGTTAGGGCTGGAGGGTCAGGATATTCATCAAAGCAACCTTGGCTGGTCCCCGGTCTATGTTGAGTCAAACCTTGGTGTTATGTCAATTGGTTTCATGCTGCCTAACCCAGATGATGCTGTCatatggaggggtccccgcaaGAATGGACTGATAAAGCAGTTCTTAAAGGATGTTGACTGGGGGGAGATCGACTATCTTGTAGTGGACGCACCTCCAGGAACATCTGATGAACACATCTCGATTGTGCAGTACCTCCAGGCCACAGGAATCGATGGTGCGATAATTGTCACGACTCCGCAGCAGGTCTCTCTAATCGACGTGAGGAAGGAGATAAATTTCTGTAAGAAGGTCGGTGTTCCAGTCTTGGGAGTTGTGGAGAACATGAGTGGCCTGAGGCAGCCACTTTCAGATCTCAGGTTCATGAAGTCAGGTGAGTCGGGCGAGACAGACGCTACGGAGTGGGTGCTGAACTGCATCAGGGAGAAAGTGCCCGAGCTTCTATCGGTTGTGGCATGCAGCGAGGTGTTTGACAGCAGCAAGGGCGGGGCAGAGAAGATGTGCATCGAAATGGGGGTCCCTTTCCTCGGTAAGGTGCCCATGGATCCTCAACTGTGCAAGGCAGCCGAGGAAGGGAGATCGTGCTTCACTGATCAGAAGTGCAGTGCCAGTGCTCCGGCTCTTCAGAGCATTGTGAAGAAGTTGATCAAGACTGAGTGA
- the LOC112897907 gene encoding putative cyclin-F2-1 — protein MDCGVGVDLLAKHEVYASAAAEHVELAAPLLAHSASSYDDGAAAVVSAYDSDIDASLRAAESDARERPSPDYLDSTQGGRMGPAERAALVAAIVAGGADDLDYLLRLLGAAAVYAAAKHEDRDTARMVGARDIAARCGFAASQEVVSAERALLAALGYRLGGPTAHTSLEHFTRHGHGGGRGDGGSPLALRRAAHLIADASLLDHRCLGLLPSAVEAAAILLARLYLELSHGREQLRRWGRELEELRGYRPPDVNGGLECMYETMPDDPGFLISPLLLLFADPSQPVEK, from the exons ATGGACTGTGGCGTGGGCGTGGACCTGCTGGCGAAGCACGAGGTCtacgcctccgccgccgccgaacaCGTCGAGCTGGCCGCACCGCTGCTGGCGCACTCTGCTTCGTCCTACGACGACGGTGCCGCCGCCGTGGTGTCCGCCTACGACAGCGACATCGACGCCAGCCTCCGGGCCGCGGAGAGCGACGCCAGGGAGCGGCCGTCGCCGGACTACCTCGACTCTACGCAGGGCGGGCGCATGGGCCCGGCGGAGCGCGCCGCCCTGGTCGC CGccatcgtcgccggcggcgccgacgACCTCGACTACCTGCTCCGCCTCctgggcgcggcggccgtgtaCGCCGCGGCGAAGCACGAGGACAGGGACACCGCGCGGATGGTGGGCGCGCGGGACATCGCCGCCCGCTGCGGGTTCGCGGCGAGCCAGGAGGTGGTGAGCGCGGAGCGCGCCCTGCTCGCGGCGCTCGGGTACCGGCTCGGCGGGCCCACGGCGCACACGTCCTTGGAGCACTTCACGAGGCACGGGCACGGTGGCGGCCGGGGGGATGGAGGCAGCCCGCTGGCGCTGCGGCGCGCGGCGCACCTGATCGCCGACGCGTCGCTGCTCGACCACCGCTGCCTGGGGCTCCTGCCGTCGgccgtggaggcggcggcgatcctGCTGGCGAGGCTGTACCTGGAGCTGTCGCACGGCCGCGAGCAGCTGCGGAGGTGGGGCAGGGAGCTCGAGGAGCTGAGGGGGTACAGGCCCCCCGACGTGAACGGTGGCCTGGAGTGCATGTACGAGACGATGCCTGATGATCCGGGGTTCCTGATCTCTCCGCTGCTCCTGCTCTTCGCGGATCCGAGCCAGCCTGTAGAGAAGTAG